A stretch of DNA from Oryzomicrobium terrae:
GGCCAGCATCTGCTGCCGTTCCGCCAGCACCGCCTCGATCTCGGCCAGGGGGGTGCCGGCCCTGGCGGTGATCACCAGCTCGGTGGGCTCGTAGGCGATCACGCCGCAATAGGCGGCGGTGGACAGGACCTCGCCGTGCAGCGGGCCACCGTAGAAGTTCTTGCTGCCACCGCCCTCGATGCGCAGCGCAGTGTTGGTCTCGGCAGCGTGGCGGATGCGGGCGGCAAAGTCGGCCAGCAGGGTGTCAGAGGAATCCATGGTCATGGTCGCAGTGAAAGTCAGGGGGCAGGGATCAGAAACGCGGCAGTTCGGGGAAGGGCATCTGGCCGAAGGAGACGCGCATGCGGCCGTACTCGGCGCAGCGGTGTAGGGTCGGGATGGCCTTGCCCGGGTTAAGCAGGCCGCGCTTGTCGAAGGCCCGTTTCACGGCGAAGAAGAAGTCCCGCTCGTCACGGCTGAACTGGACGCACATCTGGTTGATCTTCTCGGCCCCCACCCCGTGCTCGCCGGTGATCGAGCCGCCGAATTCCACCGACTTCTCTAGGATCTCGGCACCGAAGGCCTCGGCCCGCTCAAGCTCCCCTGGCTCGTTGGCGTCGAACATGATCAGGGGGTGCAGGTTGCCGTCGCCGGCGTGGAAGACGTTGGCGCAGCGCAGGCCGTACTTCTGCGACAGGGCGGCAATTGCCGTGAGCATCTCGGCCAGGCGCTTCCTCGGGATGGTGCCGTCCATGCAGTAGTAGTCGGGAGAGATGCGCCCCACCGCCGGGAAAGCGGCCTTGCGCCCGGCCCAGAACTTGAGCCGTTCCTCCTCGCTGCGCGACACGGCCATGGCCCGGGCGCCGCAGCGGTCGAGCACCGCCTTGACCCGGGCGATCTCCTCGGCCACCTCTTCCGGCGTGCCGTCGGACTCGCACAACAGGATGGCCTCGGCCTCCAGGTCGTAGCCCGCTTGGACGAAGGGCTCCACCGCCAGGGTGGCGGGCTTGTCCATCATCTCCAGGCCGGCCGGGATGATGCCGGCGGCGATGATCGCCGCCACCGCGTCGCCGGCCTTGTTCACGTCGTCGAAGGAGGCCATCACCACCTGAGCCAGCTGGGGCTTGGGGGTGAGGCGCACGGTCACCTCGGTGGCCACCGCCAGCATGCCCTCGGAACCGATCATCAGGGCCAGCAGGTCGTAGCCCGGGGCATCCAGGGCCGTGGAACCGAACTCGACGATCTCGCCGCTAATGGTCACGCCGCGCACCTTGAGCACGTTGTGCACCGTCAGGCCGTACTTGAGGCAGTGCACCCCGCCGGAGTTCTCCGCCACGTTGCCGCCGATGGTGCAGGCGATCTGGGACGAGGGGTCCGGGGCGTAGTAGAGGCCCAGGCTGGCGGCAGCCTCCGAGATGGCCAGGTTGCGCACCCCGGGCTGGACCACGGCGGTGCGGGATGCGGCGTCCATGGACAGGATCTGCTTCATGCGCGCCAGGGACAGCACCACGCCGTGGGCGTGGGGCAAGGCGCCACCGGACAGGCCGGTGCCGGCGCCCCGGGCCACCACCGGCACTTCCAGTTCGTGGCAGATCGCCAGCACCGCTGCCACCTGGGCCTCGTCGGCGGGCAAGGCCACCGCCATGGGCACCTGGCGGTAGGCCGACAGGCCATCGCACTCGTAGGGGCGCAGGTCTTCGGCCGCCACTAGCAGGCTGGACTCGGGCAGTACGGCGCGCAGGCGCTGGAACAGGGTGGTGCGGGCCGCCGCGTTCCGGGCGAAATCCCGGTCAGCCCCGGCATAGTCCGGGGCCGGGCGCAGGGTAGCCGCACCGTCGGAGGTGGGAGTTGCAGAATCGTGGCTCATGGGGTGTCTCCTCCAGGATTTGTTCTGTATAGGGGGCCGGCCGGCCACTTTCAACGGGTCGGGGATTTGCCCGGGGTCCCGGCGGCGGCAAAGGTGGGAGCCAGGTCGCAGGCGATATCCACCCCGAGGGGGATGTCGAGCCGGGCGGCGGTAGCCGACAGGTGCTGGAAACTGGCGGCCCGGGCGCCGGCCGGATCGCCGGCGGCAATGGCGTCGTAAAGGGCCTGATGCTCGTCCTGGAGCAGCTGGGTACGCCCCCGGGCGTGCTGCTCGGGGCTCCAGGAAAGACGCCGGGATTCGGAAAACTGCTTGGACAGGAAGCCCACCAGGTCGCGCATCATCGGGTTGCCGGTGGCCGCCGCCACTGCGCCGTGAAAGGCGTCGTCGTCGCGGCCGCCATCGCCGTGGGCCTCGACCGCCGCCGCCATGCGCGCCAGGGCAGCGGACATCGCCTTCAGGTCCTTGGGACGGCGGCGCCGGGCGGCCAACTCGGCCACACCGATTTCCACCAGGGTGCGCAATTCGAAGATATGGGCCAGAGATTGCCGGGCCCGGACCACGTCCTGGTCCGTCGGCATGTCGAAGGCCAGCCGGCTCGGCGTGGCGGCGACGAAGACCCCGGCGCCCTGGCGCGAGATCACCAGCCCGTCGGCCTTGAGCCGGGCCAGGGCCTCGCGCACCATGGGCCGGGAGACGCCGAATTCGGCCCCCAGATCCTTCTCGGTCGGCAGACGGGCACCGGGGGCCAGGGCGCCGCTGCGGATGCGCTCGGCCAGGGCCAGGTGCACCGCCTCGGAGCGGCGGGCCGCAGGGGTTGCGGCGGAGGGAGAAGCGGACGGAGAAAGGGGCGCGTCAGGTGCAGGGGAAGCCATGGGCGAACAACTTGTCAGACAAGTTCCTCATTGCAGCATGAACTCACCTTTTCGTAAATAGGCGCGCATCGTTGCCGCAACCGTAGCCGCCGCTACCCGCTCCTGGGCCCTGTGCGCTGCCTCAGCCGGCCACCAGCACCAACCGGTGTTGGGGCTGATCGAGCCAGCGGTCGGTGAGGGTCGCCCCCAGCCACATGGAAACCAGGGTCAACCAGGAGGTCACGGCGAAGATCGCCGCGCCGGAGATCCCCGCGCCGACCGCGCAGCCGCCGGCGAGCATGCCACCGAAGCCCATGCAGATCGCCCCAGCGATGTAGCGACGCATCATCTCGCCGCCCTGGAAGCCTTCGAGCTTGAGATCGCCGCCGCGCCAGGCGGCGAGGAAGGCGCCGAGCACGACGCCGGGCACCAGCCCGGTATCGAAGCCGAGGGGTTTGGTCAGGGGGGCCAGCACCTGCATCAGCATGTCCGCCGAAGGGCCGGTGAACGACAGGCTCTGCACCGGCAGGGGTTCGAAGGACTGGCCGGCAAGGGTCGCGGTGAACCACCAGGCGGCGGCCACGCAGCCCCCTACCCCGGCAGCCGCCAGGGCGGGGCGCAGCGGCAGTTGGGCGCGGCGTACGGCCAGCGCGGCGGCCGCCAGCCACATCAAGCCGACAACCAGGCCGCCGCCATGGCCCAAGGAGGCCAGGGCGAGCAGGTCGCGGGCACCGCCGTCCACGGTCCACCAACCGGCCACGGCGGTGCGCAGCGGGGCCAGCAGGCCGGACAGGGACGCCTGGGCGGTGACGGCGAAGACCAGACCGGTGAGCAGGGCACGCAGGTTGCCGGTAGCGGCCACCACCAACTGGCGGCTGGCGCAGCCCCGGGCCAGGATCATGCCGATGCCGAACAGGAGACCGCCCAGCACGGCGCCGGACAGGCTGCCCCGGGTGGCCAGCTGGCGCGCCCCGGACACATCCAGCCAGCCGGCCAGGATCAGGGCTTGGGCCACGACCACGGCGGTGGCGAAGGTGAGCAGCCACACCGCCAGCTTGTGGCCGTTTTCCGGGCTGCGAGTCCGGGCATCGGCCAGCCATTCACCCCGGGCCACCTCGACCACGGCGGCCCGCAGGCAAAAGCGCGAGCGCTGGGCCAAGGCGCCGAAGGCGACACCGATCAGGGCGCCACCGGCCACCGCCACCGGGCGTTCACCCAGGGTTTCGAGAAGTCCCGACCACTCCATGCCTCACCTCATCCCGCTGCCTCCGGCGCGGCCGGGGCGAATCATCACATTAGAAAATAATGATAGATCAGCCGCGCCACAGCGGCTTGAGATGGCTCAAATCCGCCGTATACGACCGAGCGGGCGGTGCAGCCTGCCGGCACGGCGCCGTACCGGCAGGCCGGTTCAGACGACCAGGATGGCGCGGAAGTCGTTGACGTTGGTGCGGGTCGGCCCGGTCACCAGCAGGTCGCCGACTTCGTGGAAGAAGCCCCAGGCGTCGTTTTCCGCCTGCTTGACCAGGGCATCGATGCCCCGGTCACGGGCCCGCACCAGGGTGTCCGGGGTGACGATGGCGCCGGCGTTGTCCTCGGAGCCGTCGATGCCGTCCGTGTCGCCGGCCAGGGCCCAGATGCCCGCGGCGCCTTGCAGGGCGACGGCCAGGCCGAGCAGGAACTCGGTGTTGCGGCCGCCCCGGCCGTTGGGGTTCTTGAGGGTGACGGTGGTCTCGCCGCCGGACAGCAGCACGCAGGGAGGCTGGGCCGGCAGGCCGTGCAGGCGGCTGGAGAGAGCCAAGCCGGCGAAGGCCCGGGCCACCTCCCGGGACTCGCCGGTGATGGCGTCGCCCAGAATCAGCGGCGTGACGCCTGCGGCCCGGGCCACGTTGGCAGCGGCGTGCAGGCTCAGCATCGGCGCCGCCACCAGGTGGTAGTCGTGGTGCGCCAGGCGGGGATCGCCGGGCTTGACTGACTCCGACTCGCCCTCGCCGGATTCGAGCAGGGTCCGCACCGCCTCGGGCACGGCGATCTCGTAGCGGCACAGGATGGCCAGGGCATCGGCGCAGGTGGAAGGATCGGGCACCGTGGGACCGGAGGCGATCACCGAGGGGTCGTCGCCGACCACGTCGGAAATGGCCAGGGTCAGCCCCGGCGCCAGCGATGCGGCGGCTAGCCGGCCGCCCTTGACCGCCGAGAGGTGCTTGCGCACACAGTTGATCTCGTCGATGGCGGCGCCGCAGGCGAGCAGTTCCTTGGTAAGGGCCCGCTTGGTGGCCAGGTCGATGCCCGGCAGGGGCGCCGCCAGCAGGGCCGAGCCGCCGCCGGAGAGCAGCACCAGCAGCCGGTCGTCCGGAGTGAGGGTCCGCACCAGGGCCAGCATCTCGGCGGCGGCCGCCTCGCCGGCGGCGTCCGGCACCGGGTGGGCGGCTTCCACCACG
This window harbors:
- a CDS encoding FAD-linked oxidase C-terminal domain-containing protein, with amino-acid sequence MSHDSATPTSDGAATLRPAPDYAGADRDFARNAAARTTLFQRLRAVLPESSLLVAAEDLRPYECDGLSAYRQVPMAVALPADEAQVAAVLAICHELEVPVVARGAGTGLSGGALPHAHGVVLSLARMKQILSMDAASRTAVVQPGVRNLAISEAAASLGLYYAPDPSSQIACTIGGNVAENSGGVHCLKYGLTVHNVLKVRGVTISGEIVEFGSTALDAPGYDLLALMIGSEGMLAVATEVTVRLTPKPQLAQVVMASFDDVNKAGDAVAAIIAAGIIPAGLEMMDKPATLAVEPFVQAGYDLEAEAILLCESDGTPEEVAEEIARVKAVLDRCGARAMAVSRSEEERLKFWAGRKAAFPAVGRISPDYYCMDGTIPRKRLAEMLTAIAALSQKYGLRCANVFHAGDGNLHPLIMFDANEPGELERAEAFGAEILEKSVEFGGSITGEHGVGAEKINQMCVQFSRDERDFFFAVKRAFDKRGLLNPGKAIPTLHRCAEYGRMRVSFGQMPFPELPRF
- a CDS encoding YeeE/YedE family protein, encoding MEWSGLLETLGERPVAVAGGALIGVAFGALAQRSRFCLRAAVVEVARGEWLADARTRSPENGHKLAVWLLTFATAVVVAQALILAGWLDVSGARQLATRGSLSGAVLGGLLFGIGMILARGCASRQLVVAATGNLRALLTGLVFAVTAQASLSGLLAPLRTAVAGWWTVDGGARDLLALASLGHGGGLVVGLMWLAAAALAVRRAQLPLRPALAAAGVGGCVAAAWWFTATLAGQSFEPLPVQSLSFTGPSADMLMQVLAPLTKPLGFDTGLVPGVVLGAFLAAWRGGDLKLEGFQGGEMMRRYIAGAICMGFGGMLAGGCAVGAGISGAAIFAVTSWLTLVSMWLGATLTDRWLDQPQHRLVLVAG
- a CDS encoding FadR/GntR family transcriptional regulator, which produces MASPAPDAPLSPSASPSAATPAARRSEAVHLALAERIRSGALAPGARLPTEKDLGAEFGVSRPMVREALARLKADGLVISRQGAGVFVAATPSRLAFDMPTDQDVVRARQSLAHIFELRTLVEIGVAELAARRRRPKDLKAMSAALARMAAAVEAHGDGGRDDDAFHGAVAAATGNPMMRDLVGFLSKQFSESRRLSWSPEQHARGRTQLLQDEHQALYDAIAAGDPAGARAASFQHLSATAARLDIPLGVDIACDLAPTFAAAGTPGKSPTR
- a CDS encoding glycerate kinase type-2 family protein — translated: MTSPRDLLRALFDAAVAAADPAVVLPPFLDRFLPNPAALGHASGRLVVVGAGKAAAAMAAAVEAWAEKHWHGDLSGLSGLVVTRYGHGTPTRRIRVVEAAHPVPDAAGEAAAAEMLALVRTLTPDDRLLVLLSGGGSALLAAPLPGIDLATKRALTKELLACGAAIDEINCVRKHLSAVKGGRLAAASLAPGLTLAISDVVGDDPSVIASGPTVPDPSTCADALAILCRYEIAVPEAVRTLLESGEGESESVKPGDPRLAHHDYHLVAAPMLSLHAAANVARAAGVTPLILGDAITGESREVARAFAGLALSSRLHGLPAQPPCVLLSGGETTVTLKNPNGRGGRNTEFLLGLAVALQGAAGIWALAGDTDGIDGSEDNAGAIVTPDTLVRARDRGIDALVKQAENDAWGFFHEVGDLLVTGPTRTNVNDFRAILVV